A single genomic interval of Littorina saxatilis isolate snail1 linkage group LG17, US_GU_Lsax_2.0, whole genome shotgun sequence harbors:
- the LOC138953010 gene encoding uncharacterized protein translates to MATAVHRLFWLVSVLVNVCSGGELLHNGDLESLDSWVCYKVHCEITTDHHCGHHSLKASQRSSDGSGPGQSFNATQGWLYMVTAWVKLLNDVPGKLGQPLSLMADYTFTDGHRHYDGVVDYPLAQKADGWIQLQAAFKAPNRAIKAAHMTIRGPDAAVDFLLDCASITNIWHGSGWRASADKVIHDVRQSDVNIHVTTQGKLDKSNVQIQVLQKKKSFPIGTVVNAWHYDDQKQSRYRSFIHDHFNWAVHESTMKWKHIEPFEGRYHFELPLRVLGALKKNGLKVRGHNLIWSTNVAVQDWVKHLSGDHLRNAVEHHITQTMNQTRGKLEHWDVNNENLQGQWYQERLNDFNFELTPFRIAHHNDPHVKLFLNDYNIVAHGKMTGAYVAQAERLKKANVGLYGLGVQCHFYNEEAPDPDLIKIRLDMLAKTGLPVWVTEFNIVAADENKRAEFVETAMRAFYGHPVVEGILLWGFWDQSHSRGPHAALVKGDNLEMTAAGHRFLDLWENQWMTDETRVLSKSGSQFTVRGFHGDYEVHVRYQGKDLGNLKQTFTLGETSHTVNINVHV, encoded by the exons ATGGCAACGGCAGTGCACCGATTGTTTTGGCTGGTCAGTGTACTGGTCAACGTATGCAGTGGGGGTGAGCTGTTACACAATGGAGACCTGGAGTCACTGGACAGCTGGGTGTGTTACAAAGTACACTGTGAAATAACCACTGACCACCACTGCGGACATCATTCTCTGAAAGCTTCACAAAG AAGCAGCGATGGCTCTGGTCCCGGTCAGTCGTTCAACGCCACACAGGGCTGGCTGTACATGGTCACAGCGTGGGTCAAGCTTCTCAATGACGTGCCGGGAAAACTGGGGcaacctctctctctgatgGCTGACTACACCTTCACAG ACGGTCACCGTCATTATGACGGGGTGGTGGACTACCCGCTGGCACAAAAAGCTGATGGCTGGATTCAGCTGCAGGCAGCATTCAAGGCGCCAAATCGAG CGATTAAGGCGGCGCACATGACAATCCGGGGTCCTGATGCGGCGGTGGACTTCCTGCTGGACTGTGCCTCCATCACAAACATCTGGCATGGCAGCGGCTGGCGCGCGTCTGCTGACAAAGTCATCCATGACGTCAGACAGAGTGACGTCAACATCCA TGTGACCACCCAAGGCAAACTCGACAAAAGCAACGTACAGATTCAG GTTCTGCAAAAGAAGAAGTCGTTTCCAATCGGGACGGTGGTGAACGCCTGGCACTACGACGACCAGAAACAATCGCGGTACCGCAGCTTCATCCACGATCACTTCAACTGGGCCGTGCACGAGTCCACCATGAAGTGGAAACACATCGAACCCTTTGAG GGAAGATATCATTTCGAACTGCCTTTGCGTGTATTGGGGGCGTTGAAAAAGAACGG ATTAAAGGTACGCGGCCACAACCTGATCTGGTCAACCAACGTCGCCGTGCAGGACTGGGTCAAGCATCTTTCCGGTGACCACCTGAGGAATGCAGTGGAGCACCACATCACTCAGACCATGAACCAAACGCGTGGAAA ACTGGAGCACTGGGACGTGAACAACGAGAACCTGCAAGGCCAGTGGTACCAGGAACGCCTGAATGACTTCAACTTCGAGCTGACTCCGTTCCGCATCGCCCACCACAATGACCCCCACGTCAAGCTCTTCCTCAACGATTACAACATCGTGGCCCATGGAAAGATGACTGGG GCGTACGTGGCCCAGGCGGAGCGACTGAAGAAAGCCAACGTGGGGCTCTACGGTCTGGGGGTCCAGTGTCACTTCTACAACGAGGAGGCGCCCGACCCCGACCTCATCAAG ATACGCCTTGACATGCTTGCCAAAACTGGTCTACCGGTTTGGGTAACGGAGTTCAACATCGTGGCTGCCGACGAAAACAAGCGTGCCGAATTCGTGGAGACAGCAATGAGAGCGTTCTACGGTCACCCGGTCGTGGAGGGAATACTGCTATGGGGATTCTGGGATCAGTCCCATTCCAGGGGACCTCACGCTGCTCTCGTGAAGGGAGATAATCTGGAG ATGACGGCAGCAGGTCACAGGTTTCTGGACCTGTGGGAGAACCAGTGGATGACGGACGAAACTCGCGTGCTGAGTAAATCTGGGTCACAGTTCACAGTGCGCGGTTTCCATGGTGACTACGAAGTGCACGTGCGTTACCAAGGCAAGGACCTTGGTAACCTGAAGCAGACCTTCACCTTGGGTGAAACCTCGCACACTGTCAACATCAACGTTCATGTGTAA